Proteins from one Amycolatopsis benzoatilytica AK 16/65 genomic window:
- a CDS encoding nicotinate phosphoribosyltransferase produces the protein MGSPEPVTSASTALLTDHYELTMLASALADGTAERPCVFEVFGRRLPDGRRYGVVAGTARVLDAIADFRFTDAELTMLEQAAVVDPATLAWLADYEFRGDIDGYREGELYFPGSPILTVTGSFAEAVVLETLVLSILNHDSAIASAAARMSGAAHGRPIIEMGGRRTHEYAAVAASRAAYLAGFATTSNLEAGRRYGIPTRGTVAHAFMLLHDSEEAAFRAQVSKMGADTTLLVDTYDITAGIETAVRVAGPELGAIRIDSGDVGPLARKARDQLDALGAKDTRIVVSGDLDEHAIAALRAEPVDAYGVGTSVVTGSGAPTAGMVYKLVEVDGKPVAKRSAHKESRGGRKYALRRHRSTGTAVEEVVWTSAGGRPEAGENDLELQIPLVRDGAPVDDLPTLDDARARLRRAQVSLPWEGLKLSHGEPAIPTIFL, from the coding sequence ATGGGTTCCCCCGAGCCGGTCACCAGCGCGAGCACGGCGCTGCTCACCGACCACTACGAGCTGACCATGCTGGCGAGCGCCCTCGCGGACGGAACGGCCGAGCGGCCGTGCGTGTTCGAGGTCTTCGGCCGCAGGCTGCCCGACGGGCGCCGGTACGGCGTCGTCGCGGGCACCGCGCGGGTGCTCGACGCGATCGCCGACTTCCGGTTCACCGACGCCGAGCTGACCATGCTGGAGCAGGCCGCGGTCGTCGACCCGGCGACGCTCGCCTGGCTGGCCGACTACGAGTTCCGCGGCGACATCGACGGCTACCGCGAAGGCGAGCTGTACTTCCCCGGCTCGCCGATCCTCACCGTGACCGGCAGCTTCGCCGAGGCTGTGGTGCTGGAGACGCTGGTGCTGTCGATCCTGAACCACGACAGCGCGATCGCCTCCGCCGCGGCGCGGATGTCCGGCGCGGCGCACGGCAGGCCGATCATCGAGATGGGCGGACGGCGCACCCACGAATACGCCGCGGTCGCCGCCTCGCGAGCCGCCTACCTCGCCGGTTTCGCCACCACGTCGAACCTCGAAGCGGGCCGTCGCTACGGAATCCCCACCCGCGGCACCGTCGCGCACGCGTTCATGCTGCTGCACGACAGCGAGGAAGCCGCTTTCCGCGCCCAGGTCAGCAAGATGGGCGCGGACACCACGCTGCTGGTCGACACCTACGACATCACCGCGGGCATCGAGACCGCGGTCCGGGTGGCCGGTCCGGAGCTGGGCGCGATCCGGATCGACTCCGGCGACGTCGGCCCGCTCGCCCGCAAGGCCCGCGACCAGCTCGACGCGCTCGGCGCGAAGGACACCCGGATCGTCGTGTCCGGCGACCTGGACGAGCACGCGATCGCGGCGCTGCGCGCGGAACCGGTGGACGCCTACGGCGTCGGCACTTCGGTGGTCACCGGCTCCGGCGCGCCGACCGCCGGGATGGTCTACAAGCTGGTCGAGGTCGACGGCAAACCGGTGGCGAAACGCAGTGCGCACAAGGAATCCCGCGGCGGACGCAAGTACGCGCTGCGCCGGCACCGAAGCACCGGCACGGCCGTCGAAGAGGTCGTCTGGACCTCGGCGGGGGGCCGCCCGGAGGCCGGCGAAAACGATCTCGAGCTGCAGATCCCCCTGGTGCGCGACGGCGCTCCGGTGGATGATCTGCCCACACTGGACGACGCGCGGGCCCGGCTGCGGCGCGCGCAGGTGAGCCTGCCGTGGGAGGGCCTCAAGCTCTCGCACGGCGAGCCCGCGATTCCGACGATTTTTCTGTAG
- the clpS gene encoding ATP-dependent Clp protease adapter ClpS, with product MSTPVASEQTQVDPLGAELADSDQPWRTIVWNDPVNLMSYVTYVFQKLFGYSRDHATKLMLDVHNKGKAIVSSGSKEKVETDVAKLHAAGLWATMEQPS from the coding sequence ATGTCCACGCCTGTCGCATCCGAACAGACGCAGGTCGATCCACTCGGGGCCGAACTGGCCGACTCCGACCAGCCCTGGCGGACAATCGTGTGGAACGATCCGGTCAACCTGATGTCGTACGTGACGTACGTGTTCCAGAAGCTGTTCGGCTACAGCCGGGACCACGCCACGAAGTTGATGCTCGACGTGCACAACAAGGGCAAGGCGATCGTGTCGTCCGGTTCGAAGGAGAAGGTGGAGACCGACGTGGCGAAGCTGCACGCCGCGGGCCTGTGGGCGACGATGGAGCAGCCCTCGTGA
- a CDS encoding DUF2017 domain-containing protein gives MKAWRRKGDVILAGFEQQEAAVLRGLVGQLEDMLTARAEEAPQDELAELTGIRTGPSESPDDPVLSRLLPDFHKLDPDNPSSEELDSAAAMRSLHEPELLEKKVGVAKTVLDTLPRDGGPVQLSFEQADAWLGALNDVRLALGTALDVTEDMPDELPEDDPRAPHLGVYHWLTWVQETLIQALTG, from the coding sequence GTGAAAGCGTGGCGCCGCAAGGGCGACGTCATCCTCGCCGGGTTCGAGCAGCAGGAAGCCGCGGTGCTGCGCGGGCTGGTCGGGCAACTGGAGGACATGCTCACCGCCCGGGCCGAGGAGGCCCCGCAGGACGAGCTCGCCGAGCTGACCGGCATCCGCACCGGGCCCAGCGAATCGCCGGACGACCCGGTGCTTTCGCGGCTGCTGCCGGACTTCCACAAGCTCGACCCGGACAACCCGAGCAGCGAGGAACTCGACTCGGCGGCCGCGATGCGGTCGCTGCACGAACCGGAGCTGCTGGAGAAGAAGGTCGGCGTCGCGAAGACGGTGCTGGACACGCTGCCGCGCGACGGCGGCCCGGTGCAGCTGAGCTTCGAGCAGGCGGACGCGTGGCTGGGCGCGCTGAACGACGTCCGGCTGGCGCTGGGCACCGCGCTGGACGTCACCGAGGACATGCCGGACGAGCTGCCCGAGGACGACCCGCGCGCGCCGCACCTCGGCGTGTACCACTGGCTGACCTGGGTGCAGGAGACGCTGATCCAAGCGCTCACCGGCTGA
- a CDS encoding P1 family peptidase — protein MITDVPGVLVGHYQRLGDGWATGTTVVLVPGGATGAVDQRGGAPGTRETNLLEPENLVQRVNAVCLSGGSAYGLAAADGVMRWLAEQNLGFPVGAQPHEVVPIVPGAVLFDLPRSAWGNRPDADFGYAACEAATDTVVSGTVGAGTGAVVGSLKGGIGTASEVVGEVTVGAIAAVNAAGEAVDFATGRAFAGDHEVDGEFGVRWPDRPGEVPGQRTDLNTTIGVVACDAALTKAEARRLAVAAQDGLARAVRPAHSMFDGDTVFALATGAWELPGEPGSFALAARAGALDALCSAAARVFARAMVHGLLSAASAAEVPAYRDVWPEAFS, from the coding sequence ATGATCACCGACGTTCCCGGCGTGCTCGTCGGGCATTACCAGCGGCTCGGCGACGGCTGGGCCACCGGCACCACCGTGGTGCTCGTGCCCGGCGGCGCGACCGGCGCGGTCGACCAGCGAGGCGGCGCGCCGGGGACGCGTGAGACGAACCTGCTGGAGCCGGAGAACCTGGTGCAGCGGGTGAACGCGGTCTGCCTGTCCGGCGGCAGCGCGTACGGTCTCGCCGCGGCGGACGGCGTGATGCGGTGGCTGGCCGAGCAGAACCTCGGGTTCCCGGTCGGCGCGCAGCCGCACGAGGTGGTGCCGATCGTGCCCGGCGCGGTGCTGTTCGACCTGCCGCGCAGTGCCTGGGGAAACCGGCCGGACGCGGATTTCGGTTACGCCGCTTGCGAAGCGGCCACGGACACGGTGGTGTCCGGCACGGTCGGCGCGGGTACCGGCGCGGTGGTCGGTTCGCTCAAGGGCGGCATCGGGACGGCGAGCGAGGTCGTCGGCGAGGTGACCGTCGGCGCGATCGCGGCGGTCAACGCGGCGGGCGAAGCGGTGGATTTCGCGACCGGGCGTGCGTTCGCCGGGGATCACGAGGTGGACGGGGAGTTCGGCGTCCGCTGGCCCGATCGGCCGGGTGAGGTGCCGGGGCAGCGGACGGACTTGAACACCACGATCGGCGTCGTGGCCTGCGACGCTGCCCTCACCAAGGCTGAAGCGCGCCGGCTGGCGGTGGCCGCGCAGGACGGGCTGGCGCGGGCGGTGCGTCCGGCGCACTCGATGTTCGACGGCGACACGGTGTTCGCGCTGGCGACCGGTGCCTGGGAACTGCCCGGGGAGCCGGGCTCGTTCGCGCTGGCGGCGCGAGCCGGGGCGCTGGACGCGCTGTGCTCGGCCGCGGCGCGGGTTTTCGCGCGGGCGATGGTGCACGGGTTGCTGTCGGCTGCTTCGGCGGCCGAGGTTCCCGCGTATCGCGACGTGTGGCCGGAAGCGTTCAGCTGA
- a CDS encoding Mov34/MPN/PAD-1 family protein, whose translation MLRIRRDLVDEIVAHARRDHPDEACGVIAGPLGSDSPERFIPMLNAARSPTFYEFDSGDLLKLYREMDANDEVPVVIYHSHTATEAYPSRTDANIAAEPDAHYVLVSTKDPDSHEFRSYRIVDAEITEEPVEIFD comes from the coding sequence GTGCTCCGGATCCGCCGTGACCTCGTCGACGAGATCGTCGCCCATGCCCGTCGTGACCACCCCGACGAGGCGTGCGGCGTGATCGCCGGACCGCTCGGGTCCGATTCGCCCGAACGGTTCATCCCGATGCTGAACGCCGCGCGCTCGCCGACGTTCTACGAGTTCGACTCGGGCGACCTGCTCAAGCTCTACCGCGAGATGGACGCCAACGACGAGGTGCCGGTGGTCATCTACCACTCGCACACCGCCACCGAGGCGTACCCGTCCCGCACGGACGCGAACATCGCCGCCGAGCCGGACGCGCACTACGTGCTCGTCTCCACGAAGGACCCCGATTCGCACGAGTTCCGCTCGTACCGGATCGTGGACGCCGAGATCACCGAGGAGCCGGTCGAGATCTTCGACTGA
- a CDS encoding MoaD/ThiS family protein, producing MAVTVSIPTILRTHTGGEKSVEAAGKTVLEIIDDVESRHAGLKARLVKEEKLHRFINVYVNDEDVRFAGGLGAEVSDGDTVTILPAVAGGAR from the coding sequence ATGGCCGTGACCGTCTCCATCCCGACCATCCTGCGCACCCACACCGGCGGCGAGAAGTCCGTCGAAGCGGCGGGCAAGACCGTCCTCGAGATCATCGACGACGTCGAGTCGCGGCACGCCGGCCTGAAGGCACGCCTGGTCAAAGAGGAGAAGCTGCACCGCTTCATCAACGTCTACGTCAACGACGAGGACGTGCGCTTCGCGGGCGGCCTCGGGGCCGAGGTCAGCGACGGCGACACCGTGACGATCCTGCCCGCGGTGGCAGGCGGCGCTCGCTGA
- a CDS encoding PLP-dependent cysteine synthase family protein, with translation MARYESLLDALGGTPLVGLPRLSPTDDVRLWAKLEDRNPTGSIKDRPALAMIEAAERDGILRRGSTILEPTSGNTGISLAMAAKLKGYGLVCVMPENTSTERKQLLQAYGARIVFSPAAGGSNEAVRRAKELAKQNPDWVMLYQYGNPANADAHYRGTGPELLKDLPTLTHFVGGLGTTGTLVGVGRYLHDAKPDVQVIAAEPRYGELVYGLRNLDEGFVPELYDESVLNGRYSVGAYDALRRTRELLEHEGIFAGISTGAVLHAALGVAEKAAARGEKADVAFIVADAGWKYLSTGAYAGSLDEAAERLDGQLWA, from the coding sequence ATGGCCCGTTACGAATCCCTCCTCGACGCTCTCGGCGGCACGCCGCTGGTCGGGCTGCCGCGGCTGTCCCCGACCGACGACGTCCGGCTCTGGGCGAAGCTGGAGGACCGCAATCCGACCGGCTCGATCAAGGACCGCCCCGCGCTGGCCATGATCGAGGCGGCCGAGCGGGACGGCATCCTGCGCCGCGGGTCCACGATCCTTGAGCCGACCTCGGGCAACACCGGGATCTCGCTGGCCATGGCCGCGAAGCTCAAGGGCTACGGCCTGGTGTGCGTGATGCCGGAGAACACCTCGACCGAGCGCAAGCAGCTGCTGCAGGCGTACGGCGCGCGGATCGTGTTCTCCCCGGCCGCGGGCGGTTCGAACGAGGCAGTGCGGCGAGCCAAGGAACTGGCGAAGCAGAACCCCGACTGGGTGATGCTCTACCAGTACGGCAACCCGGCCAACGCGGACGCGCACTACCGCGGCACCGGTCCGGAGCTGCTCAAGGACCTGCCGACGCTCACGCATTTCGTCGGCGGCCTCGGCACGACCGGGACGCTGGTGGGAGTGGGCCGGTACCTGCACGACGCGAAGCCGGACGTCCAGGTCATCGCCGCGGAACCCCGCTACGGTGAACTGGTGTACGGCCTGCGGAACCTCGACGAGGGGTTCGTGCCGGAGCTGTACGACGAGAGCGTGCTCAACGGCCGTTACTCGGTTGGCGCGTACGACGCGCTGCGCCGTACGCGGGAGCTGCTGGAGCACGAAGGCATCTTCGCCGGGATCTCGACCGGTGCTGTGCTGCACGCGGCCCTCGGGGTCGCGGAGAAGGCCGCCGCGCGCGGCGAGAAGGCGGATGTCGCGTTCATCGTCGCGGACGCCGGGTGGAAGTACCTGTCGACCGGAGCGTATGCGGGCTCGTTGGACGAGGCCGCGGAACGGCTCGACGGCCAGCTCTGGGCGTGA
- a CDS encoding rhomboid family intramembrane serine protease: MSPVPAAGGPGKSVEASKRILPANPKAAAIVALGFVAVLYLVELLDVILPGSFTHGGIVSRQVTGLDGILWAPLLHAGWSHLFSNTVPVLVFSFLAMAAGIGRYVVVTAIIWVVSGVGVWLVGPSNTYTVGASGLAFGWLAYLLVRGLFHRSLGQILVAVVLLGIWSGMLWGILPGDPGISWQGHLFGALAGVLAAWLTSRGERVKSAPGSLEA, from the coding sequence ATGTCTCCGGTGCCTGCTGCCGGCGGTCCGGGCAAGTCCGTCGAAGCCTCGAAGCGCATCCTGCCCGCCAATCCCAAGGCGGCGGCGATCGTCGCGCTGGGGTTTGTCGCGGTGTTGTACCTCGTGGAGCTGCTGGACGTCATCTTGCCGGGCAGCTTCACGCACGGCGGGATCGTGTCGCGGCAGGTGACCGGGCTCGACGGGATCCTCTGGGCGCCTCTGCTGCACGCCGGGTGGTCGCACCTGTTCTCCAACACGGTGCCGGTCCTCGTCTTCTCGTTCCTCGCGATGGCGGCCGGCATCGGCCGGTACGTCGTTGTCACCGCCATCATCTGGGTGGTGTCCGGGGTGGGCGTGTGGCTCGTGGGGCCTTCGAACACCTACACCGTCGGCGCCTCCGGGCTCGCCTTCGGCTGGCTCGCCTACCTGCTGGTGCGCGGACTGTTCCACCGGTCGCTCGGGCAGATCCTGGTCGCCGTCGTCCTGCTCGGCATCTGGAGCGGGATGCTCTGGGGCATCCTCCCCGGCGACCCGGGCATCTCCTGGCAGGGCCACCTGTTCGGCGCGCTGGCCGGCGTCCTCGCGGCCTGGCTGACCTCACGCGGAGAACGCGTCAAATCCGCCCCGGGTAGCCTCGAGGCGTGA
- the murI gene encoding glutamate racemase: MSFPEAPIGVFDSGVGGLTVARSILELLPAEQLRYVGDTARNPYGPLPIATAREYALEALDDMVESGVKALVIACNTASAACLRDARERYDVPVIEVVLPAARRAAVATHSGRVGLIGTEGTVRSRAYDDAFAAAPDVQLTSVACPRFVDFVERGITTGRQILGLAQGYLQPLLEAEVDTLILGCTHYPLLSGVLQIVMGQDVTLVSSADETAKDLYRVLTELDLLAERAEPPRHEFLATGSPEPFARLAQRFMGFAPGALAPASA, from the coding sequence GTGAGTTTTCCCGAGGCGCCCATCGGTGTTTTCGATTCCGGCGTCGGCGGGCTCACCGTCGCCCGGTCGATTCTCGAACTGTTGCCCGCTGAGCAACTGCGGTACGTCGGCGACACCGCGCGCAACCCGTACGGGCCGTTGCCCATCGCTACGGCCCGCGAGTACGCGTTGGAGGCTCTCGACGACATGGTCGAGAGCGGGGTGAAGGCGTTGGTTATCGCGTGCAACACCGCGTCCGCGGCTTGCCTTCGCGACGCACGCGAGCGTTACGACGTGCCGGTGATCGAAGTAGTCCTCCCCGCCGCACGGCGAGCGGCTGTGGCGACGCACAGCGGGCGCGTCGGTCTGATCGGTACCGAGGGCACTGTGCGGTCGCGTGCGTATGACGACGCTTTCGCCGCTGCGCCGGACGTACAGCTCACCAGCGTCGCCTGCCCGCGTTTCGTCGACTTCGTGGAGCGCGGCATCACGACGGGGCGACAGATCCTCGGCTTGGCACAGGGTTACCTGCAACCGCTTCTCGAAGCGGAGGTGGACACTCTCATCCTCGGCTGCACGCATTATCCGCTGCTGTCCGGCGTCCTCCAGATCGTGATGGGCCAGGACGTCACGCTGGTCTCCAGCGCCGACGAAACCGCGAAGGACCTCTACCGGGTCCTGACCGAGCTGGACCTGCTGGCCGAGCGTGCCGAACCGCCTCGGCACGAGTTCCTCGCCACCGGTTCGCCGGAGCCGTTCGCGCGTTTGGCGCAGCGGTTCATGGGCTTCGCGCCCGGTGCCCTCGCCCCGGCGAGCGCGTGA
- a CDS encoding MBL fold metallo-hydrolase, translating to MRLTILGCSGSIPGPNAAASGYLLEAEGYRLGLELGTGAFAQLQTVLDPFDLDALVLSHLHADHCADVNSLTVLRRYHPASPYPARPRQLPLYAPAGAPSRLGHAYAADEAERASVDLSDVYAFHELREESVQIGPFDVTAVAVDHPTPAFGLRIAYGGTILAYTGDTGYCRALGELADGVDVLLSEASWTDAADRPQGVHLSGKQAGELAKEAGVGRLLLTHVAPWTDRAAVLAEAQAVFPDAELVTQGAVYDL from the coding sequence GTGCGACTGACGATCCTCGGGTGTTCGGGCAGCATTCCCGGCCCGAACGCTGCCGCGTCCGGGTACCTCCTGGAGGCGGAGGGGTACCGGCTCGGGCTCGAGCTGGGCACCGGTGCCTTCGCGCAGCTCCAGACCGTGCTGGACCCGTTTGACCTGGACGCGCTCGTCCTCTCGCACCTGCACGCGGACCATTGCGCGGACGTCAACTCGCTCACCGTGCTGCGTCGCTATCACCCTGCGTCGCCGTACCCGGCGCGCCCGCGCCAGCTGCCGCTGTATGCGCCGGCGGGGGCACCGTCACGGCTAGGGCACGCGTACGCGGCTGACGAGGCGGAGCGGGCGTCTGTGGATCTGTCTGACGTGTACGCGTTCCACGAGTTACGTGAAGAGTCTGTGCAGATTGGGCCCTTCGACGTGACCGCTGTGGCCGTCGACCACCCGACACCGGCATTCGGCCTACGCATCGCGTACGGCGGCACCATTCTCGCGTACACCGGTGATACCGGATACTGTCGCGCACTTGGCGAGCTCGCGGACGGCGTCGACGTGCTGCTTTCCGAAGCGTCCTGGACGGACGCCGCGGACCGGCCGCAGGGCGTGCACCTTTCCGGCAAACAAGCTGGTGAGCTGGCGAAGGAGGCCGGGGTCGGCCGCCTGCTGCTTACGCACGTCGCGCCCTGGACTGACCGGGCCGCGGTCCTGGCCGAGGCCCAGGCGGTGTTCCCGGACGCCGAACTGGTGACCCAGGGCGCGGTCTACGACCTCTGA
- the rph gene encoding ribonuclease PH yields the protein MARKDGRNDDQLREVKITRGFQKWPAGSVLIEFGNTRVLCAASVTEGVPRWRAGSGLGWVTAEYAMLPSATNTRSDRESVKGRIGGRTHEISRLIGRSLRACIDLAALGENTIVIDCDVIQADGGTRTAAVTGAYVALADAITWLSAANRLNDPQPLSSSVAAVSVGVVDGRVRLDLPYEEDSRAEVDMNVVATDAGTLIEVQGTGEGATFARSTLDAMLDLAQAGCEELTRLQKEALALPYPGELPEPRPDRKKGQK from the coding sequence GTGGCTAGAAAAGATGGCAGGAACGACGACCAGCTCCGCGAAGTGAAGATCACCCGCGGATTCCAGAAGTGGCCTGCCGGGTCAGTGCTCATCGAGTTCGGCAACACCCGGGTGCTGTGCGCGGCGAGCGTCACCGAAGGCGTGCCGCGCTGGCGGGCCGGCTCCGGCCTCGGCTGGGTCACCGCCGAGTACGCGATGCTGCCGTCGGCGACGAACACCCGCAGCGACCGCGAATCGGTGAAGGGCCGCATCGGCGGCCGCACCCACGAAATCTCCCGGTTGATCGGCCGCTCGCTGCGCGCCTGCATCGACCTGGCCGCCTTGGGCGAGAACACCATCGTCATCGACTGCGACGTCATCCAGGCCGACGGCGGTACCCGCACGGCCGCGGTCACCGGCGCGTACGTCGCTCTCGCCGATGCGATCACCTGGCTGAGCGCGGCGAACCGGCTGAACGACCCGCAGCCGCTGTCGTCCTCGGTGGCCGCGGTGAGCGTCGGCGTCGTGGACGGCCGGGTGCGGCTCGACCTGCCGTACGAGGAGGACTCGCGTGCCGAGGTCGACATGAACGTCGTCGCCACCGACGCGGGCACCTTGATCGAGGTGCAGGGCACCGGCGAGGGCGCCACCTTCGCGCGGTCCACTTTGGACGCCATGCTCGACCTGGCGCAGGCCGGCTGCGAGGAATTGACCCGGCTGCAGAAGGAGGCGCTGGCCTTGCCGTACCCGGGCGAGCTGCCGGAACCGCGTCCGGACCGGAAGAAGGGCCAGAAGTGA
- the rdgB gene encoding RdgB/HAM1 family non-canonical purine NTP pyrophosphatase, translating to MTKLLLASRNAKKLGELRRILEAEGIEGIEVLGLDDVDEFPEAPETAPDFEGNASAKARDAVAATGLPAIADDSGLAVDALNGMPGVLSARWAGRHGDDSANLELVLAQLRDTPDERRGAAFVCAAVLALPGGEETVVRGEWRGVLVRERRGENGFGYDPIFVPEGEKRTSAELTAAEKDALSHRGKALRALVPALRELAG from the coding sequence GTGACCAAGCTGCTGCTGGCGTCGCGCAACGCGAAGAAGCTCGGCGAACTGCGCCGCATCCTCGAAGCGGAAGGCATCGAGGGGATCGAGGTGCTGGGGCTCGACGACGTCGACGAGTTTCCGGAGGCGCCGGAGACCGCGCCGGACTTCGAGGGAAACGCGTCGGCCAAGGCTCGGGACGCGGTCGCGGCTACCGGGTTGCCGGCCATCGCCGACGACTCGGGGCTGGCGGTGGACGCGTTGAACGGGATGCCGGGGGTGCTGTCCGCCCGGTGGGCCGGCCGGCACGGGGACGACTCGGCGAATCTGGAGCTGGTGCTGGCGCAGCTTCGGGACACGCCGGACGAGCGGCGCGGCGCGGCCTTCGTTTGCGCGGCGGTGCTTGCCTTGCCCGGGGGCGAGGAGACGGTGGTGCGCGGGGAATGGCGTGGGGTGCTGGTTCGGGAACGCCGGGGGGAGAACGGGTTCGGGTATGACCCGATTTTCGTTCCGGAGGGCGAGAAGAGGACCAGCGCGGAATTGACGGCGGCGGAAAAGGATGCGTTGTCGCATCGGGGAAAGGCGTTGCGGGCGCTGGTGCCCGCCTTGCGGGAGCTGGCTGGGTGA
- a CDS encoding response regulator transcription factor: MCANIVLAEDDPKQAALVRLYLEREGHVVATADNGEDALSMVRQQVPDLLILDVMLPRLSGLDVCRAIRASSDLPILMLTARSTEDDLLRGLDLGADDYVTKPYSPRELMARVRTLLRRTGAAKELARVGSLTVDVSKHEVTVDGRRIETTPGEFRILEVMAARPDQVFTRAQLLEHLHGFDRYITQRAIDVHIMNLRKKIENEPGKPERLLTVYGVGYKLTAKFDAA; encoded by the coding sequence ATGTGCGCCAACATCGTCCTGGCCGAAGACGATCCGAAGCAGGCGGCTCTGGTTCGGCTGTACCTGGAGCGGGAAGGCCACGTGGTCGCCACCGCTGACAACGGCGAGGACGCACTGAGCATGGTCCGGCAGCAGGTGCCTGACCTGCTGATCCTCGACGTCATGCTGCCCCGGCTGAGTGGTCTCGACGTCTGTCGCGCGATCCGGGCGTCGTCCGATCTGCCGATCTTGATGCTTACTGCCCGGTCCACTGAGGACGATCTGCTCCGCGGCCTCGATCTCGGTGCGGACGACTACGTCACCAAGCCGTACAGCCCCCGGGAGTTGATGGCTCGGGTGCGTACCTTGCTTCGCCGGACCGGGGCGGCGAAGGAGCTGGCGAGGGTCGGCAGCCTGACGGTCGACGTGTCGAAGCACGAGGTGACTGTCGACGGTCGGCGGATCGAGACCACTCCAGGGGAGTTCCGGATTCTCGAGGTGATGGCTGCCCGGCCGGACCAGGTGTTCACCCGGGCGCAGTTGCTCGAGCACTTGCACGGGTTCGACCGGTACATCACCCAGCGCGCGATCGACGTGCACATCATGAATCTGCGCAAGAAAATCGAGAATGAGCCTGGTAAACCGGAGCGGTTGCTGACCGTTTACGGGGTGGGCTACAAACTGACTGCGAAATTCGATGCCGCGTAG